CGTGGCGACGGTCAACGCGGGCGTGCGGGGCCTGATGAACTCCCTCGCCGTCGAACTCGCGCCCGTCCGGGTCAACGTCGTGCACCCCGGTGTCGTCGGCGACAGCCCGTACTGGCAGGCCAAGCCGGAGAAGGTGCTCGCCGCGCTGCGCACCGAGACGCCCACGGGGCGGCTCGCCACGATGGCGGACGTGGTGGACGCGGTCGACTTCCTGCTGCGCAACCAGTCGGTCAACGCGGTGGAACTGACCGTGGACGGGGGCTGGTTGCTCGGCTGACCCATTGCCGAGCAGGGCCGTCACCCGGCGCGCCGCAGTGTGTCCGCCACGACTTCCTTGTCCACCGCCGCCCGTACCAGCGCGGCGGCGAGCACGGCCGGGTCGGTCCGGCCGGCCGCCTCGACGAGGCGCTGCGGCTCCTTCGGCAGCTCCAGCCGCTCGGCGCCCTGCAGGGCCTTGGCGTCCAGACGAGGCGCGACCTCCGGCCAGACGCCCTGCGCCTCGCGCAGGAAGATGTCGGCACCCGCCGGTCCCATACCGGGGAACTCCTGGAGCAGGCGGCGCAGTTCGGGCACCGTGCCGTCCGCCTCCCGGCGCAGCCGCCGCAGGTCGCCGCCCCACCGCTCGTTCAACAGCTCAGCGGCGTCACCGAGTTGCGTGGCGGTGCGCTCGTCATAGCGCCGGTAGCCGCCCCGGCCGAGCGCGTCCACCCGCTCCTGCCAGTCCGCCTCGGCCATCCGGCGCGGATCGCGCAGCCCCGCCTCGTGCAGGGCACGGGCGGTGGCCAGCGCGATCGATCCGCGGATGCGGGCGCTGAGCAGGTGGGACAGCACCAGCAGCCGGTACAGGGGCTGCGGTGTGTCCTTCAGCCGGATGCCCGCCTCGTCGGCGTACGTCCGGCCGTGCGCGCCGACGAGTTCGCGTACGACGCGCTCCTGCCGGCTCACGGGCTACGCCTTCAGCGGATCGTGGCCGACGGTCATCAGCCGGTGCCGGCGGCGCGTGTCCTCGGCCGTCACCTCGGGGATCGGCTCGTTCTCCAGATCCACCTGCGAGGTGACCCTGTCCACCACG
This genomic stretch from Streptomyces sp. Go-475 harbors:
- a CDS encoding endonuclease; the encoded protein is MSRQERVVRELVGAHGRTYADEAGIRLKDTPQPLYRLLVLSHLLSARIRGSIALATARALHEAGLRDPRRMAEADWQERVDALGRGGYRRYDERTATQLGDAAELLNERWGGDLRRLRREADGTVPELRRLLQEFPGMGPAGADIFLREAQGVWPEVAPRLDAKALQGAERLELPKEPQRLVEAAGRTDPAVLAAALVRAAVDKEVVADTLRRAG